From a region of the Primulina eburnea isolate SZY01 chromosome 7, ASM2296580v1, whole genome shotgun sequence genome:
- the LOC140835965 gene encoding uncharacterized protein: protein MSTLKEILTRRPVVATIRLTVPAGAAKPAPPVGPALGQYRLNLMSFCKDFNARTQKYKPETPMAVTITAFQDNTFEFTVKSPSVTWYLKKAAGIESGSSRPGHVSASTITLKHVYEIAKIKQSDPYCQYMSLEAISRSIIGTANSMGIKVQKELD, encoded by the coding sequence ATGTCTACGTTGAAAGAGATTCTGACCCGGCGGCCGGTGGTGGCAACCATACGCCTCACCGTGCCCGCAGGCGCAGCAAAACCAGCTCCGCCGGTAGGGCCGGCTCTAGGTCAATACAGGCTGAATCTGATGTCCTTCTGCAAAGACTTCAATGCCAGGACCCAGAAATACAAACCCGAAACTCCCATGGCCGTGACCATTACGGCTTTCCAAGACAACACCTTTGAGTTCACCGTCAAATCCCCCTCAGTCACGTGGTACCTGAAGAAGGCGGCTGGCATCGAAAGCGGCAGCAGCCGCCCCGGTCACGTGAGCGCCTCTACGATCACCCTGAAACACGTGTATGAGATTGCTAAGATAAAGCAGAGCGATCCTTACTGTCAGTACATGTCGCTGGAAGCGATTTCTAGGTCGATTATTGGGACAGCGAATTCCATGGGGATTAAGGTTCAGAAGGAGCTTGATTGA
- the LOC140836474 gene encoding exosome complex exonuclease RRP44 homolog A-like, with amino-acid sequence MLQSKSFVKKTKQGKVVKVVREHYLRDDIYCGAPFCKVCDISTARFNSTASTILIVDTNVVLHQIDLLENPALDDVVILSIVLEEVKNKNLAVYNRLRALCSNSQRRFFVFSNEYHKDTFVKIETGETPNDRNDRAIRVAAQWYQNHLGNSVRVLLITNDKDNKSKAIKDGINAETVESYVKSLGHPALLDLIAQPLTEDAAMEDVEDLRPAKRKIIYPEHKPMSEITSGLHCGIYHQGKLRVNRYNPFEAYVGSESIGDEIIIYGRTNMNRAFDGDIVVVELLPQDQWHDEKSLAIANDEEEEEDDVHLAPVSADDAPRVTNISQVSVGDKNAMQTRPSGRVVGIIKRNWHSYCGSLNPMPMPAGDGGIAHALFVSKDRRVPKIRVQTRQLGNLLDKRIIVAVDSWDRLSRYPSGHYIRTVGEIGDRDTESEVVLIENDVDARPFSSQVLACLPPLPWSVSEEDVANPIRLDLRDLRVFSVDPPGCRDIDDALHCTLLPSGNFEVGVHIADVTNFVHPGTPLDYEASQRGTSVYLVERRIDMLPKPLTEDICSLRADVERLAFSVIWEMTPEAEIISTKFTKAIIKSCAALSYVEAQARMDDSRLVDPLTTDLRNMNALAKIMRRKRVERGALTLASAEVKFQIDTETHDPLDIGMYQIREANQMIEEYMLAANISVAKKILEHFPHTALLRRHPEPTKEMLEPLIRTAAAVGLYLDVSSSKALADSLDCAVGDDPYFNKLIRILATRCMTQAVYFCSGDLSPPEFAHYGLAAPLYTHFTSPIRRYADVMVHRLLAASLGIFRLPDVFQDRSWLTAVADNLNYRHRNAQMASRSSVELHTLIYFRKRPTDTEARIVKIRSNGFIVFVPKYGIEGPVYMMPRGQKGGGEWLIDEQKQQIKTIVGDVCYGVLQTVMIHMEVVEPQPNRPKLQLTLI; translated from the exons ATGCTGCAAAGCAAGTCGTTTGTCAAGAAAACGAAGCAAGGAAAAGTTGTCAAG GTGGTGAGAGAACACTATTTGAGAGATGATATATACTGTGGTGCTCCATTTTGTAAAGTCTGTGATATTTCGACAGCACGCTTCAATTCGACTGCCTCGACCATTCTCATTGTAGACACTAATGTTGTCCTCCATCAG ATTGATTTACTGGAAAATCCAGCTCTAGATGATGTGGTAATTCTATCCATAGTGTTGGAGGAGGTGAAGAACAAGAATCTGGCAGTATATAATAGACTTAGAGCGCTTTGCAGCAACTCCCAGAGGAGATTTTTTGTCTTTTCCAATGAATACCACAA GGATACCTTTGTGAAAATCGAGACTGGTGAAACTCCAAATGACAGGAATGACAGAG CTATCAGGGTGGCAGCCCAGTGGTATCAGAATCATCTTGGTAATTCGGTGCGAGTCTTACTTATTACAAATGATAAAGATAACAAGAGTAAGGCCATAAAGGATGGAATTAATGCCGAAACAG TTGAGTCATATGTCAAATCGCTTGGTCATCCAGCATTGCTCGACCTGATTGCTCAACCTCTAACTGAGGATGCTGCGATGGAGGATGTGGAAGATCTGAGGCCTGCGAAGAGAAAAATAATCTATCCTGAG CATAAACCAATGTCTGAAATTACTTCTGGATTGCATTGTGGCATATATCACCAAGGGAAACTACGGGTTAATCGTTACAATCCTTTTGAAGCCTATGTTGGGAGTGAAAGTATTGGTGATGAAATTATCATCTATGGGCGAACAAACATGAATAGGGCTTTTGATGGCGATATAGTGGTTGTGGAGCTTTTGCCTCAAGATCAATGGCACGATGAGAAATCTCTCGCAATAGCTAATGATG aggaagaagaggaAGACGATGTTCATTTAGCACCAGTTAGTGCTGATGATGCTCCTCGAGTTACAAATATATCGCAAGTTTCGGTTGGGGACAAGAATGCTATGCAAACTCGTCCATCTGGGCGTGTTGTTGGTATTATCAAACGAAATTGGCACTC GTATTGTGGATCTTTAAACCCTATGCCAATGCCAGCAGGTGATGGTGGTATTGCCCATGCTCTATTTGTTTCCAAAGATCGGAGAGTTCCTAAGATACGTGTACAAACGCGACAACTTGGGAATCTATTAGACAAAAGAATTATTGTTGCTGTTGATTCATGGGATCGCTTATCTCGATACCCCTCTGGGCATTACATAAGAACGGTTGGGGAAATTGGTGACAGAGATACTGAAAGCGAG GTGGTgctcattgagaatgatgtcGATGCTAGGCCATTCTCATCTCAAGTTTTAGCATGCTTGCCACCCTTACCTTGGTCTGTGTCTGAAGAAGATGTAGCAAATCCAATCAGGCTGGATTTGCGCGATCTACGCGTATTTAGTGTGGATCCCCCAG GATGCAGGGATATTGATGATGCGTTACATTGCACACTTCTACCAAGTGGAAATTTTGAAGTAGGAGTTC ATATTGCTGATGTTACAAATTTTGTTCACCCTGGAACTCCCTTGGATTACGAGGCTTCACAAAGGGGTACCTCAGTCTACCTTGTTGAGAGGCGTATTGATATGCTTCCGAAACCTTTGACAGAAG ATATTTGTTCACTCCGCGCAGATGTAGAGAGACTAGCCTTTTCTGTTATTTGG GAAATGACTCCTGAAGCAGAGATAATTTCTACTAAATTCACCAAGGCGATTATCAAATCATGCGCTGCATTATCTTATGTTGAGGCTCAGGCAAGGATGGATGACAG TCGCTTGGTGGACCCATTAACCACAGATTTACGAAATATGAATGCTCTGGCAAAG ATAATGAGGCGAAAGCGCGTCGAAAGAGGGGCCTTAACACTTGCTTCTGCTGAAGtaaaatttcaaattgataCTGAAACTCATGATCCTCTTGATATCG GTATGTATCAAATTCGAGAAGCAAATCAGATGATTGAGGAATATATGCTTGCTGCTAACATATCAGTGGCTAAAAAAATTTTGGAACATTTTCCTCACACTGCTCTATTGAG GCGGCATCCTGAACCAACCAAAGAGATGCTTGAACCTTTGATTCGAACAGCTGCTGCTGTTGGTCTCTACTTGGATGTGTCATCTTCAAAAGCACTGGCTGATTCACTTGATTGTGCTGTG GGTGATGATCCGTACTTTAATAAGCTGATTCGCATTCTGGCAACAAGGTGCATGACACAG GCAGTATACTTTTGCAGTGGAGATCTCAGCCCTCCAGAATTTGCTCATTATGGTCTTGCTGCTCCTCTGTACACACATTTCACTTCTCCCATAAGAAGATATGCAG ATGTCATGGTACACCGGTTGCTTGCTGCATCCTTGGGGATATTCAGGCTTCCAGATGTATTCCAAGACAGATCTTGGCTTACTGCTGTTGCTGATA ATTTGAATTATCGGCATAGAAATGCCCAGATGGCTAGCCGGTCCTCAGTCGAGCTCCATACACTCATTTATTTCAGGAAAAG GCCTACTGATACTGAGGCCAGAATAGTGAAAATAAGATCGAATGGTTTCATAGTGTTTGTGCCAAA ATATGGAATAGAAGGACCTGTATACATGATGCCAAGAGGACAAAAAGGAGGGGGAGAATGGTTGATCGACGAGCAGAAGCAACAGATCAAAACGATAGTTGGTGATGTTTGTTATGGTGTGCTTCAAACGGTAATGATTCACATGGAGGTTGTTGAGCCGCAACCGAACAGGCCAAAGCTTCAGCTTACTCTTATATAG